Proteins from a single region of Pseudomonas sp. 10S4:
- the motA gene encoding flagellar motor stator protein MotA, whose translation MAKIIGIIVVFASVLGGYVLSHGKIAALIQPFEVMIIGGAALGAFLQANPGYMTLHVLKKSLGMFSSRFSHTFYLEVLGLIYEILNKSRREGMMAIEGDIEDASASPIFAKYPAVLKDERMTAFICDYLRIMSSGNMAPHELEGLFDMELYSLKEDLEHPSHAVNGIADAMPGFGIVAAVLGIVVTMASLGEGDQKAIGMHVGAALVGTFFGILAAYGFFGPLAHSLAHDAKEELNVYEAIKASLVASASGMPPSLAVEFGRKVLYPAHRPSFAELEQAVRGR comes from the coding sequence ATGGCTAAAATTATCGGCATCATCGTCGTATTCGCGAGCGTGCTCGGCGGATACGTGCTTTCCCACGGCAAGATTGCCGCCCTGATCCAGCCTTTCGAGGTGATGATTATCGGTGGTGCGGCCCTTGGCGCATTCCTGCAGGCCAACCCCGGTTACATGACCCTGCACGTGCTCAAGAAATCCTTGGGCATGTTCAGTTCGCGCTTCAGCCACACCTTCTACCTTGAAGTGCTGGGCCTGATCTACGAGATCCTCAACAAGAGCCGCCGCGAAGGCATGATGGCCATCGAAGGCGACATTGAAGATGCCTCTGCCAGCCCGATCTTCGCCAAGTACCCGGCGGTACTGAAAGACGAACGCATGACCGCGTTTATCTGCGACTACTTGCGCATCATGTCGTCCGGCAACATGGCTCCCCATGAGCTTGAAGGCCTGTTCGACATGGAGCTCTACAGCCTTAAAGAAGACCTGGAACACCCATCCCACGCGGTAAACGGCATTGCCGACGCCATGCCGGGTTTCGGTATCGTTGCGGCGGTACTCGGTATCGTGGTGACCATGGCTTCCCTGGGCGAAGGCGACCAGAAAGCCATCGGCATGCACGTTGGTGCGGCGCTGGTCGGTACCTTCTTCGGTATTCTCGCGGCTTACGGCTTCTTCGGCCCGCTGGCTCACTCCCTGGCTCACGACGCCAAGGAAGAACTGAACGTCTACGAAGCCATCAAGGCATCCTTGGTCGCTTCGGCTTCCGGCATGCCGCCATCGCTGGCGGTGGAGTTCGGTCGCAAGGTTCTGTACCCGGCGCACCGTCCTAGCTTTGCCGAGCTGGAACAAGCCGTTCGCGGTCGCTAA
- the motB gene encoding flagellar motor protein MotB, with protein MENNQPIIIKRVKRIAGGHHGGAWKIAFADFATAMMAFFLVLWLLSTATPEQKIAIAGYFKDPVGFSESGTPYIIDLGGTPTLAPENTLNPEVKSQPQPDKVTVDTDQVEGMAEQVEKERLELLLQELQNKVEENPQLQKFKDQILFEITPNGLRIQIMDADNRPMFDSGSARLKPYFEDILLAMADTIKAVPNKISISGHTDAKPYSGTGDFGNWELSANRANAARRALVAGSYPDSQVARVVGYASSALFDREHPFNPVNRRIDIVVLTKKAQAAIEGSQGAEPAPTPGQGAPGEAPPAPATPVDPNAVPADKQPVPAHELRERLNLFEDPAPKPGDPAKPAEPPKQ; from the coding sequence ATGGAAAATAATCAGCCGATTATCATCAAGCGCGTCAAGCGCATTGCTGGCGGGCATCACGGGGGCGCTTGGAAAATCGCCTTCGCTGACTTCGCGACGGCGATGATGGCGTTCTTCCTGGTGTTGTGGCTGCTGTCCACTGCCACGCCGGAACAGAAGATCGCCATTGCCGGTTACTTCAAAGACCCGGTCGGCTTCTCCGAAAGCGGCACGCCGTACATCATCGATTTGGGCGGCACACCGACCCTGGCGCCGGAGAACACCCTCAACCCTGAGGTGAAATCCCAGCCGCAGCCGGACAAGGTGACGGTCGATACCGACCAGGTCGAAGGCATGGCCGAACAGGTCGAGAAAGAACGCCTGGAATTGCTGCTGCAAGAACTGCAGAACAAGGTCGAAGAGAACCCGCAGTTGCAGAAGTTCAAGGACCAGATCCTGTTCGAGATCACCCCGAACGGCTTGCGCATCCAGATCATGGACGCGGATAACCGGCCGATGTTCGACTCAGGTTCGGCTCGTCTGAAACCGTACTTCGAAGACATCCTGCTGGCCATGGCCGATACCATCAAAGCGGTGCCGAACAAGATCAGCATCAGCGGTCACACCGACGCCAAGCCGTACTCCGGCACTGGTGATTTCGGTAACTGGGAATTGTCGGCCAACCGTGCCAACGCCGCTCGCCGTGCGCTGGTTGCCGGTAGCTATCCGGATTCGCAAGTTGCACGTGTCGTCGGTTATGCCTCGTCGGCGTTGTTCGACCGGGAGCACCCGTTCAACCCGGTCAACCGTCGTATCGACATCGTTGTACTGACGAAGAAGGCTCAGGCCGCGATCGAAGGTTCACAAGGTGCCGAACCAGCGCCGACACCAGGGCAGGGCGCTCCGGGTGAAGCACCGCCGGCACCGGCCACACCGGTCGATCCGAATGCTGTGCCTGCGGACAAGCAACCGGTACCGGCTCATGAACTTCGTGAGCGTTTGAACCTGTTTGAAGATCCGGCGCCGAAGCCGGGTGATCCGGCCAAACCGGCGGAACCGCCCAAGCAGTGA
- the rsgA gene encoding small ribosomal subunit biogenesis GTPase RsgA, translating to MAKRQLNRRQNWRIEKIQGERAARAAKRESSAVEALEGGDLGPEQTGLVIAHFGVQVEVEALDGELAGQVFRCHLRANLPALVTGDQVVWRAGNQGIGVIVAQLPRKTELCRPDSRGQLKPVAANVDMIVIVFAPLPEPHANLIDRYLVAAEHAGIRPLLLLNKFDLIDEQNAPALNALLAVYRTLGYPVLEVSAHHGNGMEQLQEQLDGRISVFVGQSGVGKSSLVNSLLPEVETRVGPLSELSGQGTHTTTTARLFHFPGGGELIDSPGIREFGLGHVSRADVEAGFIEFNDLIGTCRFRDCKHDREPGCALLKALEDGRVQQQRMNSYRSIIASLPETSY from the coding sequence ATGGCCAAACGCCAACTCAATCGTCGTCAAAACTGGCGCATCGAAAAGATTCAGGGCGAACGCGCTGCCCGCGCCGCCAAACGCGAGTCCTCGGCTGTCGAGGCACTTGAGGGCGGCGACCTGGGTCCGGAACAGACGGGCCTGGTGATCGCGCACTTCGGTGTGCAGGTCGAAGTCGAAGCGCTCGACGGTGAGCTGGCCGGCCAAGTGTTCCGCTGTCACTTGCGTGCCAACCTGCCGGCGCTGGTGACCGGCGATCAGGTGGTCTGGCGTGCCGGCAACCAGGGCATCGGGGTGATCGTGGCGCAACTGCCGCGTAAAACCGAACTCTGCCGCCCGGACAGCCGTGGTCAGCTCAAGCCGGTTGCGGCCAACGTCGACATGATCGTCATTGTCTTCGCCCCGCTGCCTGAGCCCCACGCCAACCTGATCGACCGTTATCTGGTCGCTGCTGAGCACGCCGGGATTCGTCCACTGCTGCTGCTCAACAAGTTCGACCTGATCGACGAGCAGAACGCCCCAGCGCTGAATGCCTTGCTGGCGGTTTACCGCACGCTCGGTTACCCGGTGCTGGAAGTGTCGGCCCACCACGGCAACGGCATGGAGCAATTGCAGGAGCAACTGGACGGGCGCATCAGCGTATTCGTCGGCCAGTCCGGCGTCGGCAAGTCGTCGCTAGTCAACAGCCTGCTGCCGGAAGTCGAAACCCGCGTCGGCCCGTTGTCCGAGCTGTCCGGCCAAGGCACTCACACCACCACCACTGCGCGATTGTTCCACTTCCCCGGCGGCGGTGAGTTGATCGACTCCCCGGGCATCCGTGAATTCGGCCTCGGCCACGTCAGCCGTGCCGACGTCGAAGCCGGTTTCATCGAGTTCAACGACTTGATCGGCACCTGCCGCTTCCGCGACTGCAAGCACGACCGCGAACCGGGTTGCGCGCTGCTCAAGGCGTTGGAAGATGGGCGTGTGCAGCAGCAGCGGATGAATAGCTATCGCTCGATCATCGCGAGTTTGCCGGAGACTAGTTACTAG
- a CDS encoding trimeric intracellular cation channel family protein: MLLMLYLIAITAEAMTGALSAGRRGMDWFGVVLIACVTALGGGSVRDVLLGHYPLTWVKHPEYLVLTSVAAMFTVFTARWMRHLRSLFLVLDAVGLVAFTLIGCMTALEMGHGMLVASVSGVITGVFGGILRDIFCNDIPLIFRRELYASVSFAAAWCYMLCIYLELPGEQAILITLFGGFLLRLLAIRFHWEMPKFVYNDEA; the protein is encoded by the coding sequence ATGTTGCTGATGCTCTACCTGATCGCCATTACCGCCGAAGCCATGACCGGTGCCTTGTCTGCCGGCCGTCGCGGCATGGACTGGTTTGGCGTGGTGCTGATCGCATGCGTCACGGCGTTGGGCGGCGGTTCTGTGCGTGACGTGCTGCTCGGTCACTACCCGCTGACGTGGGTCAAACACCCGGAATACCTGGTGCTGACCTCGGTCGCGGCGATGTTCACCGTCTTCACCGCCCGCTGGATGCGTCACCTGCGCTCGCTGTTTCTGGTGCTCGACGCCGTGGGTTTGGTCGCGTTCACGCTGATCGGCTGCATGACGGCGCTGGAAATGGGCCACGGCATGCTGGTGGCGTCGGTCAGCGGCGTGATCACCGGGGTTTTCGGCGGCATCCTGCGGGACATCTTCTGCAACGACATTCCGCTGATCTTCCGCCGCGAACTCTACGCCAGCGTCTCGTTTGCGGCGGCGTGGTGCTACATGCTTTGCATCTACTTGGAATTACCAGGTGAACAGGCAATTTTGATCACGCTGTTTGGTGGTTTTCTGCTGCGCTTGCTGGCGATTCGGTTTCACTGGGAAATGCCGAAGTTCGTCTACAACGACGAAGCCTGA
- the queG gene encoding tRNA epoxyqueuosine(34) reductase QueG, whose translation MPAITTDLPALAQSIKDWGRELGFQQVGISGLDLAEHEQHLERWLEAGYHGEMEYMGAHGSKRSHPEELVPGTLRVVSLRMDYLPGDTQMAQLLAQPEKAYVSRYALGRDYHKLIRKRVQQLAEKIQAVIGPFGYRAFVDSAPVLEKAIAEKAGLGWIGKNTLVLNRKAGSYFFLSELFVDLPLPEDPPHATEHCGSCTACLDICPTNAFVGPYVLDARRCISYLTIELKSAIPEDLRPLIGNRVFGCDDCQIVCPWNRFARPSGESDFKPRHNLDNAELAELFMWDEERFLNSTEGSPLRRAGYERWLRNLAVGLGNAPSSIPVLEALKARRDYPSELVREHVEWALKQHGLA comes from the coding sequence ATGCCCGCTATTACTACAGACCTCCCCGCCCTGGCCCAATCCATCAAGGACTGGGGCCGCGAGCTGGGCTTTCAGCAAGTCGGCATCAGCGGCCTGGACCTGGCCGAGCATGAGCAGCACCTGGAGCGCTGGCTCGAAGCCGGCTACCACGGCGAAATGGAATACATGGGCGCCCACGGCAGCAAACGCTCGCACCCGGAAGAACTGGTGCCCGGCACGTTGCGTGTAGTGTCCCTGCGCATGGACTACCTGCCCGGCGACACGCAAATGGCGCAATTACTGGCCCAACCGGAAAAAGCCTACGTATCGCGTTATGCCTTGGGCCGCGATTACCACAAATTGATCCGTAAACGCGTGCAACAACTGGCAGAAAAAATTCAGGCCGTGATCGGCCCGTTCGGTTACCGCGCCTTCGTCGACAGCGCCCCGGTGCTGGAAAAAGCCATCGCCGAGAAGGCTGGCCTTGGCTGGATCGGCAAAAACACCCTGGTCTTGAATCGAAAGGCCGGCAGTTATTTCTTTCTCAGCGAACTGTTCGTCGACCTGCCACTGCCGGAAGACCCGCCCCACGCTACCGAACATTGCGGCAGCTGCACCGCGTGCCTGGACATCTGCCCGACCAACGCCTTCGTCGGCCCGTATGTGCTGGATGCCCGGCGCTGCATTTCCTACCTGACCATCGAACTGAAGAGCGCGATCCCGGAAGACTTGCGACCGCTGATCGGCAATCGGGTGTTCGGCTGCGACGACTGCCAGATCGTTTGCCCGTGGAACCGCTTCGCCCGTCCGTCCGGCGAAAGCGACTTCAAGCCACGGCACAACCTGGACAACGCAGAACTGGCCGAACTGTTCATGTGGGATGAGGAACGGTTTCTCAACAGTACCGAGGGTTCGCCGTTACGCCGGGCCGGTTATGAGCGTTGGTTGCGAAATCTGGCGGTCGGCCTGGGGAATGCGCCGTCGAGTATTCCAGTGCTGGAAGCGTTGAAGGCGCGCAGGGATTACCCGTCAGAACTGGTGCGTGAGCATGTCGAGTGGGCCCTGAAACAACACGGACTGGCGTAG
- a CDS encoding NAD(P)H-hydrate dehydratase produces MPHTKDDLPDALYSSAQVRGLDASLIAAGTPGFELMQRAARATWRALVRQWPTANELTVLAGHGNNAGDGYLVAVLARRAGWTVRVLTVGEPQRLQGDAALAHAEAVSEKVMIDAWSANAELRGIMLDALLGTGLAGEVREPYASVIAAINASGLPVAAVDIPSGLCADTGRVLGAAVRADLTVTFIGLKLGLFTGDAADVVGELVFNDLHADPQLIESAAISARRLTASNLPRLAARAPTSHKGKFGHVLLIGGDRGFGGAILLSAQSALRSGAGMVSVATRSEHVPAALARIPEAMVLGTSSANQLMGLLEQVSVLVVGPGLGQAAWGKSLLSAAANAPLPQVWDADALNMLAEEQVKLPADCIITPHPGEAARLLGMTTAEVQADRPAAAHVLSKKYTAVVVLKGAGSLIASPDGRLAVCHQGHPAMATAGLGDVLAGLVGALLAQGMAAFDAACLAVWLHANAGAQEGKSGRGLAASDLIPAIRQLLEEQAPCLK; encoded by the coding sequence ATGCCGCACACTAAAGATGATTTACCCGACGCGCTGTACAGCTCCGCGCAAGTGCGTGGGCTCGATGCGAGCCTGATCGCGGCCGGCACGCCGGGCTTCGAATTGATGCAGCGTGCGGCCCGGGCGACCTGGCGTGCGCTGGTCCGCCAGTGGCCAACCGCGAACGAATTGACGGTGCTGGCCGGTCACGGCAACAACGCTGGCGACGGTTATCTGGTCGCAGTGCTGGCCCGGCGAGCCGGATGGACGGTGCGGGTGTTGACGGTCGGTGAACCTCAGCGTTTGCAAGGTGATGCGGCGTTGGCCCATGCCGAAGCCGTTTCTGAAAAAGTAATGATCGACGCCTGGAGCGCCAACGCCGAACTGCGCGGCATCATGCTGGATGCGCTGCTGGGCACTGGCCTGGCCGGTGAAGTGCGTGAGCCTTACGCCAGCGTCATCGCCGCGATCAATGCCAGCGGCCTGCCGGTGGCGGCGGTGGATATCCCGTCGGGGCTGTGTGCCGATACCGGTCGCGTGCTTGGCGCGGCCGTTCGGGCTGATCTGACCGTGACGTTCATCGGTCTGAAACTGGGACTGTTCACCGGTGATGCGGCGGACGTGGTGGGCGAGTTGGTTTTCAATGATCTGCACGCTGACCCGCAATTGATCGAAAGTGCCGCCATCAGCGCCCGTCGCCTGACGGCGAGTAACCTGCCGCGCCTGGCCGCTCGGGCGCCAACCTCGCATAAAGGCAAGTTCGGTCATGTGCTGCTGATCGGCGGTGATCGCGGTTTTGGCGGCGCGATCCTGCTGAGCGCGCAAAGCGCGTTGCGCAGTGGTGCCGGCATGGTGTCCGTGGCCACGCGCAGCGAACACGTTCCGGCCGCGCTGGCGAGAATCCCTGAAGCCATGGTGTTGGGCACTTCGTCGGCTAATCAGCTCATGGGATTGCTTGAACAGGTGTCCGTGTTAGTCGTCGGTCCAGGCTTGGGTCAGGCGGCTTGGGGCAAAAGCTTGTTGTCTGCTGCTGCCAACGCGCCGTTGCCGCAAGTCTGGGACGCCGATGCGTTGAATATGCTGGCCGAAGAACAGGTGAAGTTGCCCGCAGATTGCATCATCACCCCGCATCCGGGCGAAGCGGCGCGGTTACTGGGCATGACCACCGCCGAAGTTCAGGCGGATCGTCCCGCCGCCGCTCACGTATTGAGCAAAAAATACACAGCTGTAGTGGTTCTAAAAGGTGCCGGCAGTCTGATCGCCAGCCCCGATGGGCGTTTGGCAGTTTGTCATCAGGGCCATCCGGCGATGGCCACCGCCGGTCTGGGCGATGTACTGGCCGGTCTGGTCGGTGCCTTGCTGGCCCAGGGCATGGCGGCGTTCGACGCCGCGTGCCTGGCGGTCTGGCTACACGCCAATGCCGGTGCACAGGAAGGTAAATCGGGCCGTGGGCTGGCGGCCAGTGATCTGATCCCAGCCATTCGTCAGTTGTTGGAGGAGCAAGCACCGTGTCTGAAATAA
- the tsaE gene encoding tRNA (adenosine(37)-N6)-threonylcarbamoyltransferase complex ATPase subunit type 1 TsaE — translation MSEIILYLADEEAMTAFGARIAQTTQGHGLIFLEGDLGAGKTTLSRGIIRGLGHVGAVKSPTFTLVEPYEIGDIRAFHFDLYRLVDPEELEYLGIRDYFDDDAMCLIEWPQKGAGFLPKPDLTITISPQDSGRSLKILPQGSRGESWCAALALETN, via the coding sequence GTGTCTGAAATAATCCTGTACCTGGCGGATGAAGAAGCGATGACCGCGTTTGGCGCGCGGATTGCGCAAACCACCCAAGGGCATGGCCTGATTTTTCTCGAGGGCGATCTCGGCGCGGGAAAAACCACGCTGTCCCGTGGCATCATCCGTGGCTTGGGGCATGTGGGCGCGGTAAAAAGCCCGACCTTTACCCTGGTCGAACCCTATGAGATTGGCGACATCCGGGCCTTCCATTTTGACCTCTATAGACTGGTCGATCCGGAAGAGTTGGAGTACCTCGGCATCCGCGACTACTTCGACGACGATGCCATGTGTTTGATCGAATGGCCCCAGAAGGGTGCAGGGTTTTTGCCAAAGCCCGACCTGACCATTACCATTAGCCCGCAAGACAGCGGGCGTTCGCTGAAAATTTTGCCACAAGGCTCGCGTGGCGAGTCGTGGTGTGCCGCTTTGGCATTGGAAACCAATTAA
- a CDS encoding N-acetylmuramoyl-L-alanine amidase, with protein MMGSGMRFRAMVAAVGLLFLAVTVDAVADSKVNSVRLWRAPDNTRLVFDLSGPVQHSVFTLTSPDRLVIDINGATLGAPLKVNTSNTPITAMRSAQRTPTDLRVVIDLKKAVTPKSFVLAPNAQYGNRLVVDLFDSAEAAAPIPPPPSNVATVAPVPVTPVDPPVKLPPAPAGKRDIVVVIDAGHGGEDPGASGSRGQHEKDVVLAIARELQRQISGMKGYRAELTRTGDYFIPLRGRTEIARKKGADLFVSIHADAAPSAAAFGASVFALSDRGATSETARWLADSENRSDLIGGAGSVSLDDKDRMLAGVLLDLSMTASLTSSLDVGQKVLSNISRVTPLHKQRVEQAGFMVLKSPDIPSILVETGFISNANEATKLSGASHQQALARSISAGVRQFFQQNPPPGTYIAWLRDSGKIAQGPRDHRVSPGETLAMIAVRYQVSPATLRSANNLKSDELKIGQTLTIPGTELAAKE; from the coding sequence ATGATGGGGTCAGGTATGCGCTTTCGCGCGATGGTAGCTGCCGTAGGATTGTTGTTTTTGGCGGTGACCGTCGACGCTGTGGCCGATTCGAAGGTCAACAGCGTTCGCCTGTGGCGAGCACCGGATAACACACGACTGGTGTTCGACCTCTCGGGGCCTGTGCAGCACAGCGTGTTCACCCTGACTTCGCCGGATCGGCTGGTCATCGACATCAATGGCGCGACCCTCGGTGCGCCGTTGAAGGTCAACACCTCCAATACTCCGATTACTGCCATGCGTTCGGCCCAGCGCACGCCAACCGACTTGCGGGTGGTCATCGACCTGAAAAAAGCCGTCACGCCGAAAAGCTTCGTCCTGGCGCCGAACGCCCAGTACGGCAATCGCCTGGTGGTCGACCTGTTCGATAGCGCCGAAGCCGCCGCCCCCATTCCGCCGCCGCCGAGCAACGTCGCGACGGTGGCTCCGGTCCCGGTCACCCCAGTCGATCCTCCGGTGAAACTGCCGCCAGCTCCGGCCGGCAAGCGCGACATCGTTGTGGTCATCGATGCTGGTCATGGCGGTGAAGACCCGGGTGCCTCGGGCTCTCGCGGCCAGCATGAGAAAGACGTGGTATTGGCCATCGCCCGTGAGCTGCAGCGCCAGATCAGCGGCATGAAGGGCTACCGCGCCGAACTGACCCGTACCGGCGACTACTTCATCCCGTTGCGTGGCCGTACTGAAATCGCCCGCAAGAAAGGCGCCGACCTGTTCGTCTCGATCCACGCCGACGCCGCGCCTTCCGCCGCAGCCTTTGGTGCATCGGTGTTTGCCCTGTCAGATCGCGGCGCCACTTCGGAGACCGCCCGTTGGCTGGCCGATAGCGAAAACCGTTCTGACTTGATCGGCGGTGCCGGCAGCGTCAGCCTCGACGACAAGGACCGCATGCTCGCTGGCGTGCTGCTCGATCTGTCGATGACCGCTTCCCTGACCTCCAGCCTGGACGTTGGCCAAAAGGTCTTGAGCAACATTAGTCGCGTCACGCCGTTGCACAAACAACGCGTCGAGCAGGCTGGGTTCATGGTCCTGAAGTCGCCGGATATTCCGTCGATCCTGGTGGAAACCGGCTTCATCTCCAACGCTAATGAAGCGACCAAGCTGTCTGGAGCTAGCCATCAGCAGGCGCTTGCGCGTTCCATCAGCGCCGGCGTCCGCCAGTTCTTCCAGCAGAACCCGCCGCCGGGCACCTACATTGCCTGGCTGCGCGATTCGGGCAAGATCGCCCAAGGGCCGCGTGACCATCGCGTCAGCCCGGGCGAGACGCTGGCGATGATTGCCGTGCGTTATCAGGTGTCCCCGGCGACCCTGCGCAGCGCCAACAATCTGAAAAGCGATGAGCTGAAAATCGGCCAGACCCTGACCATTCCCGGCACTGAACTGGCGGCCAAAGAATGA
- the mutL gene encoding DNA mismatch repair endonuclease MutL: MNQALTNTARIELLSPRLANQIAAGEVVERPASVIKELLENSLDSGAKRIDVDVEQGGVKLLRVRDDGSGISADDLPLALARHATSKIRNLEDLEQVMSLGFRGEALASISSVARLTLTSRTKDADQAWQVETEGRDMAPRVQPAAHPVGTSVEVRDLFFNTPARRKFLKTEKTEFDHLQEVIKRLALARFDVAFHLRHNGKTILSLHEAHDDASRARRVAAICGAGFLEQALPIEIERNGLHLWGWVGLPTFNRSQADLQYFFVNGRAVRDKLVAHAVRQAYRDVLFNGRHPTFVLFFEVDPAGVDVNVHPTKHEVRFRDGRMVHDFLYGTLHRALGDVRPDDHLAAPVATAIVRPTGIDAGEFGPQGEMRLAANALLEQPQAQPSFNTAAGSGAGAGYQYQYTPRPQSGVPVAEAQAAYREFFAPLPEANAVALPAGQDDIPPLGYALAQLKGIYILSENAQGLVLVDMHAAHERIMYERLKVAMASEGLSGQPLLVPESLAVSQREADCAEENIAWFQRLGFELQRLGPETLAIRQIPALLKQAEANRLVSDVLADLMEYGTSDRIQAHLNELLGTMACHGAIRANRRLALPEMNGLLRDMENTERSGQCNHGRPTWTQLGLDDLDKLFLRGR, translated from the coding sequence ATGAACCAGGCGCTGACCAATACCGCTCGTATCGAGCTGCTTAGCCCGCGACTGGCGAACCAGATTGCCGCCGGTGAAGTGGTCGAGCGCCCGGCATCGGTGATCAAGGAGTTGCTGGAAAACAGCCTCGACTCCGGCGCCAAGCGCATTGATGTCGATGTCGAGCAGGGCGGCGTCAAGCTGCTGCGAGTGCGCGACGACGGCAGCGGCATTTCTGCCGATGACCTGCCGCTGGCCTTGGCGCGGCACGCCACCAGCAAGATTCGAAACCTCGAAGACCTCGAACAGGTGATGAGCCTCGGGTTTCGCGGTGAAGCCCTGGCGTCGATTAGCTCCGTGGCGCGCCTGACCCTGACGTCCCGCACCAAGGACGCTGATCAGGCCTGGCAAGTCGAAACCGAAGGTCGGGACATGGCACCCCGTGTGCAACCGGCCGCCCATCCAGTGGGCACCTCGGTGGAAGTGCGGGACCTGTTCTTCAACACCCCGGCCCGGCGCAAATTCCTCAAGACTGAAAAAACCGAATTCGATCACCTGCAAGAAGTGATCAAACGCCTGGCCTTGGCGCGATTCGACGTGGCGTTCCATTTGCGCCACAACGGCAAGACCATCCTCAGTCTGCACGAAGCTCATGATGATGCGTCCCGTGCCCGGCGTGTGGCGGCGATTTGCGGCGCGGGGTTCCTGGAGCAGGCGCTGCCGATCGAAATCGAGCGCAATGGCCTGCATTTGTGGGGTTGGGTCGGGTTGCCGACGTTCAACCGCAGCCAGGCAGACTTGCAGTACTTCTTTGTGAATGGCCGTGCCGTGCGCGACAAACTGGTGGCCCACGCGGTGCGCCAGGCCTATCGCGACGTGCTGTTCAACGGCCGGCACCCGACGTTCGTGCTGTTTTTCGAAGTCGATCCGGCGGGCGTTGACGTCAACGTGCACCCGACCAAGCACGAAGTGCGTTTCCGTGACGGGCGCATGGTTCACGATTTCCTCTACGGCACCTTGCACCGCGCCTTGGGCGATGTGCGGCCGGACGATCATCTGGCGGCACCCGTGGCGACGGCCATCGTCCGACCTACCGGCATCGATGCCGGTGAGTTCGGCCCGCAAGGCGAAATGCGTCTGGCGGCCAATGCCTTGCTGGAACAGCCGCAAGCGCAACCGTCGTTCAATACGGCGGCAGGTTCGGGTGCTGGCGCCGGATATCAGTATCAGTACACGCCGCGGCCTCAATCTGGCGTGCCGGTTGCGGAAGCCCAGGCGGCCTACCGCGAGTTCTTCGCGCCATTGCCCGAAGCCAACGCAGTAGCGCTGCCGGCCGGGCAGGACGACATTCCGCCACTGGGTTATGCGCTGGCGCAGCTGAAGGGCATCTATATCCTTTCGGAAAACGCCCAAGGCCTGGTGCTGGTGGACATGCACGCCGCTCACGAGCGGATCATGTACGAACGCCTGAAAGTCGCCATGGCCAGCGAAGGCCTGAGTGGCCAGCCGCTGCTGGTCCCGGAATCCCTGGCCGTGAGCCAGCGCGAAGCCGATTGCGCCGAAGAGAACATCGCCTGGTTCCAGCGGCTGGGCTTTGAATTGCAGCGCCTTGGTCCGGAAACCCTGGCGATCCGGCAGATCCCGGCACTGCTCAAGCAGGCGGAAGCCAACCGCTTGGTCAGCGACGTACTGGCCGACCTGATGGAATACGGCACCAGTGACCGGATTCAGGCGCACCTGAACGAACTGCTCGGCACCATGGCCTGCCACGGCGCGATCCGGGCAAATCGACGCTTGGCTTTGCCTGAAATGAACGGCCTGCTGCGGGACATGGAAAACACCGAACGCAGCGGTCAATGCAACCATGGCCGACCGACCTGGACCCAATTGGGCCTGGACGATCTGGACAAACTGTTCTTGCGCGGTCGTTGA